One window of Fusarium keratoplasticum isolate Fu6.1 chromosome 2, whole genome shotgun sequence genomic DNA carries:
- a CDS encoding NAD(P)H-hydrate epimerase translates to MAIKTLGAKAAAALDQELMSTGAFSIDQLMELAGLAVSQAVNEFQTLILLVYRLQPLESGRRILVACGPGNNGGDGLVAARHLRHYGYNPTVFYPKRSKNDLYQRLAKQLEDLDVPFVDDFSSAVSSTDHIVDAIFGFSFSGEVREPFPAVIQALQETKLPVTSVDAPSSWDIENGPPESGLGSSFMPTALVSLTAPKPLVKHFRGRHFIGGRFVTPAIASKYGFEVPEYKGIDQVVEVETTGQKL, encoded by the exons ATGGCGATCAAG ACCCTCGGAGCcaaagctgctgctgctctcgaCCAGGAGCTCATGAGCACCGGTGCATTTTCGATCGACCAGCTGATGGAGCTGGCTGGTCTCGCCGTCTCGCAGGCTG TCAACGAGTTCCAGACACTAATTCTACTAGTTTACCGCCTTCAACCTCTCGAAAGTGGTCGTAGGATCCTTGTTGCATGCGGTCCCGGAAACAACG GCGGCGATGGACTGGTAGCTGCTCGCCATCTCCGCCACTATGGCTACAATCCGACCGTCTTCTACCCCAAACGGAGCAAGAATGATCTTTACCAG CGGCTTGCAAAACAGCTCGAAGACCTCGACGTCCCCTTCGTGGATGACTTTTCGTCAGCCGTAAGCTCGACGGATCACATTGTCGACGCCATCTTCG GCTTTAGCTTTTCGGGCGAAGTCCGAGAACCATTCCCCGCGGTAATCCAGGCTCTTCAGGAAACCAAGTTGCCGGTCACGTCGGTTGATGCTCCCTCGTCATGGGATATCGAGAATGGCCCTCCCGAGTCTGGGCTCGGCAGCTCCTTTATGCCTACGGCACTTGTTAGTCTGACAGCGCCGAAGCCGCTAGTGAAGCACTTCAGGGGACGGCACTTCATTGGCGGACG ATTCGTGACTCCTGCCATTGCAAGCAAGTATGGCTTTGAGGTTCCCGAGTACAAAGGCATCGATcaagttgtcgaggttgagacGACTGGGCAGAAACTCTAA